Below is a genomic region from Caldicoprobacter guelmensis.
AGGCAGGTAGTTGGCTGGTCGATACTGGGGGCTTCTGAATATGTTAGCGCTGTATCGGCGGTGGTAATAAGTTTTTCATTAGCTCGCTGTGCTCTTGAGGATGGGCATATTAAGGTGGAGTTCTTTGGAGAGAAACTTCCTAAAAAAGCGCTCATGGTAATAGATACCTTCTCTAAAACCCTTATTTCTTCTATAATGGTGCTATTATTTATTCGGCTTATGCAGCACGGAAATAAAATTAGGTTAAGCGGTGAGGTATCACCAACAGCCCAGTTTCAATTATACCCTTTTATTTTTATGGTGGTTTTAGGCATAGGTGTTCTTTGTTTGGTAAATGTTTTGGAGCTATTAAAGCTTATTAGGAGAGCGGTGAGACGGGATGAGTGAACCCATAATTGGCGTAGCAGGCATATTCCTGTTTTTATTTTTAATATGTTTACGGGTACCTATAGCGTATGCAATGGCCATTGTAGGTGCGGCAGGTTTTGCGTTATTGGTTTCGCCGTCTGCGGCTTTAAGCATGTTGGCTACCGAAGTGTACTCCAATTTTTCGTCTTATTCACTGAGCATGATTCCTATGTTTATATGGATGGGGTTTTTGGCATACTATTCTGCCATAGGTTCGAAGCTTTATAGGTTTGCATATTGTTTTATTGGACACCGGCCAGGTGGACTGGCCATAGCCACACAGGTGGCCTGTGCCATATTTGGAGCGGTATGCGGTTCCAATACGGCTACAGCGGCTACTATGGGAGCCATAGCATTGCCCGAGATGAAGAAGTACAGGTATGATGATTCGTTATCTACGGCAAGCGTAGCGGCTGGAGGGGCTTTGGGGATACTCATTCCCCCCAGCGTTATATTTATCGTCTATGGCGTGGCAACCGGGCAGTCAGTTGGGAAACTGTTTGTTGCGGGCGTTGTCCCAGGTATCCTATTGATGCTGTTTTATATAATTGCCATATGGGTTGTTGTGTTAAAAAGAAGGGACTTGGCTCCTGCAGGAGAAAGGGCTTCATGGGCTGAAAAGCTTGATTCGCTGCGCAACGGAGTTCTGGAAGTGCTGGTCGTATTCATTATTTCGCTAGGAGGGCTATTTGCTGGCTGGTTCACTCCTGCAGAGGCGGGGGCAGTAGGCTGTGCTGGAATTTTGCTCATAACTATGATAAGGCGCCAGATAACTTTAGAAGGGTTTTGGAAGTCATTAAGAGATACCACCAGGACAACTGCCATGATCATGTTCATGGTGACGGGGGCTATGGTGTTTGGACGATTTATGGCGGTGACCAGATTGCCGTTTGAATTGGCAGGCTGGGTATCGGGATTGAATTTGCATCCTCTCTTGATTATGTTGTTCATACTCTTTATATACCTCGTACTTGGATGTTTCATTGATGCACTTGCCCTTATACTGCTTACATTGCCCATATTTTATCCTGTGGTGGCCAATGTGCTGAAGTTTGACCCCATATGGTTTGGTGTCATCATTGCGATGGTGGTGGCCATCGGAGTGATAACTCCACCGGTAGGAATGAACGTATTTATCGTTAAAGGAATCGCAGAAAATGTATCGGTTGAAACTGTATTTAAGGGCGTGTGGCCATTTTTATTGGCGGCAATAGCCTGTGTACTATTGCTCATAGTATTTCCGCAAATTGTCACGTTTTTGCCCAATGTGTTGTATTAGAAGAAAAATTTGAATCATACTTTTTCTTAAAAAAAGTGTTGCATTTAATATTGCAATTTAGAAAAGCAAAGTATAATCAATTATAAATCCGTTTTTGCTTTGATCACGATGTGAAAATATGGTAACATTTATTTTGATATGTTATAATTAAGCCAAGTCAAATAGTTATAACATTTTTGGTACATAAAAGTTGTTTTGCTTGATTCTGGTTTGTTGATGTTTATTCATTATCACTAAGATGTAGTTATTTGGGAAAAGGTTTATTATGGGAGGAGTGTTTACAATGGAGTATAGGATTATTGGAGAAAATTTACCGGCGGTTATTTTTAAACTAAGGCAAGGGGAGAGCGTTATAACGGAAGCTGGTGGAATGTGTTGGATGAGCGAAGGCATCGAAATGGATACTAATATGAAAGGAGGTTTTTTCAAAGGGCTGGGTAGAGCTATTTCTGGTGAAAGCGTTTTTATAAGTAAATACACTTGTTCAATGGATGGTGCCGAAATTGCTTTTGCTTCAAGTTTTCCGGGGAAAATAATGCCTATTGTTTTGGAGCCAGGGCAGTCCATAATTTGTCAAAAGGGTGCATTTCTGTGTGGCGAAAGCTCAGTTGAGGTGAGCGTACACCTTGTCAAAAAGCTGGGGGCAGGTTTATTTGGAGGCGAAGGTTTTGTCCTCCAGAAAATAACTGGACCAGGTACTGTTTTTTTAGAAGTTGATGGTTCGGCGGTAGAATACACCTTGTCGTCAGGGGAAGTATTAAAAGTAGACACAGGTCATATAGTGGCTTTTGAACCAACGGTAGAGTATGACGTAATTACAGTGAAAGGCTTTAAAAACTTATTTTTCGGTGGAGAAGGCCTTTTCTTGAGTAAACTTACCGGGCCTGGGAAAGTAATGCTTCAAACTCTGCCTATAAGCAATTTGGTAAGAAATATTTCTCCTTATATTGCTAATTTATTGAAGGACAAATGCTAAAATATAAATAGGTGTTACGTTTAAGTGTAAAAGGTGATTACAATGAAGAAAAATACAAAAGCAAAAGTAAAAACAAAAGAAAGATACATAACCATAATCGTTGTTCCGCCTGCAGGTAGCGATTTAAAATCAGTCAAAATTTATTGTCCTAAGTTCATTATACCGACGATATTGTGCCTCGTTTTATGTGGTGCTTTGATGGCGTGGGTCTTTGTTAGAAACTTAATGTATGAGAACAATAAACTGAGGGCCAACAACATTCAGCTTCATGAAGTGAATCGTGCTCAGCTTCAGGTAATAAAGGACAACGAGCAGAAAGTAAAGGATGTGACTTACAATAACTTGCAAATGCAAGAGAAGATACAACAACTAGCAGATTTATATGAGGAAATAGTGCAAAAATATAAGGGAATCACCGAAAGATATATATTGATGGCTGAAACACAAACATTAGCTAGCCGTTCAGATACTAGGAATGATAAAAGCTTCATATCTGACATTATCACCTTACAAAACAAAATTATGGAGATAAAATCTGTTTTAATGCTTGGTCCTTCTGACGAAGCCATATCGGATGCACGACTATTGCTAGATCATTTTGCTAAGGCTTTACCGGATTTTATTCCTCTACAAGGTAGAATATCAGACGGGTTTGGATATAGGGAAGATCCGTTTACAAAAGAACAGCAGTTTCACAGTGGAATTGATATTGCCGCACCCTATGGCGGCGATGTA
It encodes:
- a CDS encoding TRAP transporter small permease, producing MEKLERVIKRVSWLLDTIACIGMVMVVLITVSNILLRQVVGWSILGASEYVSAVSAVVISFSLARCALEDGHIKVEFFGEKLPKKALMVIDTFSKTLISSIMVLLFIRLMQHGNKIRLSGEVSPTAQFQLYPFIFMVVLGIGVLCLVNVLELLKLIRRAVRRDE
- a CDS encoding TRAP transporter large permease; protein product: MSEPIIGVAGIFLFLFLICLRVPIAYAMAIVGAAGFALLVSPSAALSMLATEVYSNFSSYSLSMIPMFIWMGFLAYYSAIGSKLYRFAYCFIGHRPGGLAIATQVACAIFGAVCGSNTATAATMGAIALPEMKKYRYDDSLSTASVAAGGALGILIPPSVIFIVYGVATGQSVGKLFVAGVVPGILLMLFYIIAIWVVVLKRRDLAPAGERASWAEKLDSLRNGVLEVLVVFIISLGGLFAGWFTPAEAGAVGCAGILLITMIRRQITLEGFWKSLRDTTRTTAMIMFMVTGAMVFGRFMAVTRLPFELAGWVSGLNLHPLLIMLFILFIYLVLGCFIDALALILLTLPIFYPVVANVLKFDPIWFGVIIAMVVAIGVITPPVGMNVFIVKGIAENVSVETVFKGVWPFLLAAIACVLLLIVFPQIVTFLPNVLY
- a CDS encoding TIGR00266 family protein; translated protein: MEYRIIGENLPAVIFKLRQGESVITEAGGMCWMSEGIEMDTNMKGGFFKGLGRAISGESVFISKYTCSMDGAEIAFASSFPGKIMPIVLEPGQSIICQKGAFLCGESSVEVSVHLVKKLGAGLFGGEGFVLQKITGPGTVFLEVDGSAVEYTLSSGEVLKVDTGHIVAFEPTVEYDVITVKGFKNLFFGGEGLFLSKLTGPGKVMLQTLPISNLVRNISPYIANLLKDKC
- a CDS encoding M23 family metallopeptidase, producing the protein MKKNTKAKVKTKERYITIIVVPPAGSDLKSVKIYCPKFIIPTILCLVLCGALMAWVFVRNLMYENNKLRANNIQLHEVNRAQLQVIKDNEQKVKDVTYNNLQMQEKIQQLADLYEEIVQKYKGITERYILMAETQTLASRSDTRNDKSFISDIITLQNKIMEIKSVLMLGPSDEAISDARLLLDHFAKALPDFIPLQGRISDGFGYREDPFTKEQQFHSGIDIAAPYGGDVRAAGAGKVVFVGRKGGYGKLVVIDHGYGITTYYGHASKLLVKEGQQVGKGEVIAKVGSTGRSTGPHLHFEIRINDVPINPLKYITLEQSP